The following proteins are co-located in the Camelus bactrianus isolate YW-2024 breed Bactrian camel chromosome 30, ASM4877302v1, whole genome shotgun sequence genome:
- the CXXC1 gene encoding CXXC-type zinc finger protein 1 isoform X3 produces MEGDASDPEPPDAGEDSKSENGENAPIYCICRKPDINCFMIGCDNCNEWFHGDCIRITEKMAKAIREWYCRECREKDPKLEIRYRHKKSRERDSNERDSSEPRDEGGGRKRPAPDPDLQRRAGSGTGVGALLARGSASPHKSSPQPLVATPSQHHQQQQQQQQQQIKRSARMCGECEACRRTEDCGHCDFCRDMKKFGGPNKIRQKCRLRQCQLRARLSPVTPSESLPRPRRPLPTQQQPQPSQKLGRLREDEGAVASSAVKEPPEATATPEPLSDEDLPLDPDLYQDFCAGAFDDHGLPWMSDTEESPFLDPALRKRAVKVKHVKRREKKSEKKKEERYKRHRQKQKHKDKWKHPERSDAKDPASLPQCLGPGCVRPAQPGSKYCSDDCGMKLAANQPSVPHPETTPLTDLVACHIPCLRPIPGLPAAASTRSSPSASNSGSRAPALLRSMVRSSSNAFAGSSRAPAPAFRKWSAGSTSWRPLSSVPSSRRCARTRRAMRVTVMTQTCRSSASPAGTPSIHVLPCVTWSAAMPSTRARRPLGPCTPHASRGPRDSSAMFTILRARRTVSGSRCCAPSTHGTPKCQLTRFVGAPWSVTSLSSRVTSAACPSASATGITAGRSCGGPRWTWSACACGTSWTSCLSRSATSAQP; encoded by the exons ATG GAGGGGGATGCTTCAGACCCAGAGCCTCCAGATGCTGGGGAGGACAGCAAGTCAGAGAACGGGGAGAATGCGCCCATCTACTGCATCTGCCGCAAACCAGACATCAACTGCTTCATGAT CGGGTGTGACAACTGCAATGAGTGGTTTCATGGGGACTGCATCCGGATCACTGAGAAGATGGCCAAGGCCATCCGGGAGTGGTACTGTCGGGAGTGCCGAG AGAAAGACCCCAAGCTGGAGATCCGCTATCGGCACAAGAAGTCACGGGAGCGAGACAGCAATGAGCGAGACAGCAGTGAGCCCCGGGATGAGGGTGGAGGGCGCAAGAGGCCTGCCCCGGATCCGGACCTGCAGCGCCGGGCAGGGTCAGGGACAGGGGTTGGGGCCCTGCTTGCTCGGGGCTCTGCTTCGCCCCACAAATCCTCTCCACAGCCCTTGGTGGCCACGCCCAGCCAG CATcaccagcagcaacagcagcaacagcagcagcagatcAAAAGGTCAGCCCGCATGTGTGGCGAGTGTGAGGCCTGCCGGCGCACTGAGGACTGTGGCCACTGTGACTTCTGTCGGGACATGAAAAAGTTTGGGGGCCCCAACAAGATCCGGCAGAAGTGCCGGCTGCGTCAGTGCCAGCTTCGGGCCCGG CTCTCGCCGGTGACGCCCTCAGAGTCCCTGCCAAGGCCTCGCCGACCACTGCCCAcccagcagcagccacagccaTCACAGAAGCTGGGGCGCCTCCGCGAGGACGAGGGGGCAGTGGCATCGTCAGCAGTCAAGGAGCCACCGGAGGCTACAGCTACGCCTGAGCCCCTCTCGGACGAGGACCTCCCACTGGACCCTGACCTGTATCAGGACTTCTGTGCAGGGGCCTTTGATGACCATGGCCTG CCCTGGATGAGCGACACGGAGGAGTCCCCGTTCCTGGACCCGGCACTGCGCAAGCGCGCAGTGAAAGTGAAGCACGTGAAGCGTAGGGAGAAGAAGTCTGAGAAGAAG AAGGAAGAAAGATACAAGCGGCATCGGCAGAAGCAGAAGCACAAGGACAAATGGAAGCACCCAGAGCGCTCCGATGCCAAGGACCCCGCGTCGCTACCGCAGTGCCTGGGGCCTGGCTGTGTGCGCCCTGCCCAGCCCGGCTCCAAGTATTGCTCAGACGACTGTGGCATGAAGCTGGCAGCCAA TCAGCCGTCCGTTCCACATCCTGAGACCACCCCACTTACTGACCTTGTTGCTTGCCACATTCCCTGCCTGCGTCCCATTCCCGGCCTCCCTGCAGCCGCATCTACGAGATCCTCCCCCAGCGCATCCAACAGTGGCAGCAGAGCCCCTGCATTGCTGAGGAGCATGGTAAGAAGCTCCTCGAACGCATTCGCCGGGAGCAGCAGAGCGCCCGCACCCGCCTTCAGGAAATGGAGCGCCGGTTCCACGAGCTGGAGGCCATTATCCTCCGTGCCAAGCAGCAGGCGGTGCGCGAGGACGAGGAG AGCAATGAGGGTGACAGTGATGACACAGACCTGCAGATCTTCTGCGTCTCCTGCGGGCACCCCATCAATCCACGTGTTGCCTTGCGTCACATGGAGCGCTGCTATGCCAAG TACGAGAGCCAGACGTCCTTTGGGTCCATGTACCCCACACGCATCGAGGG GGCCACGCGACTCTTCTGCGATGTTTACAATCCTCAGAGCAAGACGTACTGTAAGCGGCTCCAGGTGCTGTGCCCCGAGCACTCACGGGACCCCAAA GTGCCAGCTGACGAGGTTTGTGGGTGCCCCCTGGTCCGTGACGTCTTTGAGCTCACGGGTGACTTCTGCCGCCTGCCCAAGCGCCAGTGCAACCGGCATTACTGCTGGGAGAAGCTGCGGCGGGCCGAGGTGGACCTGGAGCGCGTGCGCGTG TGGTACAAGCTGGACGAGCTGTTTGAGCAGGAGCGCAACGTCCGCACAGCCATGA
- the CXXC1 gene encoding CXXC-type zinc finger protein 1 isoform X1, protein MEGDASDPEPPDAGEDSKSENGENAPIYCICRKPDINCFMIGCDNCNEWFHGDCIRITEKMAKAIREWYCRECREKDPKLEIRYRHKKSRERDSNERDSSEPRDEGGGRKRPAPDPDLQRRAGSGTGVGALLARGSASPHKSSPQPLVATPSQHHQQQQQQQQQQIKRSARMCGECEACRRTEDCGHCDFCRDMKKFGGPNKIRQKCRLRQCQLRARESYKYFPSSLSPVTPSESLPRPRRPLPTQQQPQPSQKLGRLREDEGAVASSAVKEPPEATATPEPLSDEDLPLDPDLYQDFCAGAFDDHGLPWMSDTEESPFLDPALRKRAVKVKHVKRREKKSEKKKEERYKRHRQKQKHKDKWKHPERSDAKDPASLPQCLGPGCVRPAQPGSKYCSDDCGMKLAANQPSVPHPETTPLTDLVACHIPCLRPIPGLPAAASTRSSPSASNSGSRAPALLRSMVRSSSNAFAGSSRAPAPAFRKWSAGSTSWRPLSSVPSSRRCARTRRAMRVTVMTQTCRSSASPAGTPSIHVLPCVTWSAAMPSTRARRPLGPCTPHASRGPRDSSAMFTILRARRTVSGSRCCAPSTHGTPKCQLTRFVGAPWSVTSLSSRVTSAACPSASATGITAGRSCGGPRWTWSACACGTSWTSCLSRSATSAQP, encoded by the exons ATG GAGGGGGATGCTTCAGACCCAGAGCCTCCAGATGCTGGGGAGGACAGCAAGTCAGAGAACGGGGAGAATGCGCCCATCTACTGCATCTGCCGCAAACCAGACATCAACTGCTTCATGAT CGGGTGTGACAACTGCAATGAGTGGTTTCATGGGGACTGCATCCGGATCACTGAGAAGATGGCCAAGGCCATCCGGGAGTGGTACTGTCGGGAGTGCCGAG AGAAAGACCCCAAGCTGGAGATCCGCTATCGGCACAAGAAGTCACGGGAGCGAGACAGCAATGAGCGAGACAGCAGTGAGCCCCGGGATGAGGGTGGAGGGCGCAAGAGGCCTGCCCCGGATCCGGACCTGCAGCGCCGGGCAGGGTCAGGGACAGGGGTTGGGGCCCTGCTTGCTCGGGGCTCTGCTTCGCCCCACAAATCCTCTCCACAGCCCTTGGTGGCCACGCCCAGCCAG CATcaccagcagcaacagcagcaacagcagcagcagatcAAAAGGTCAGCCCGCATGTGTGGCGAGTGTGAGGCCTGCCGGCGCACTGAGGACTGTGGCCACTGTGACTTCTGTCGGGACATGAAAAAGTTTGGGGGCCCCAACAAGATCCGGCAGAAGTGCCGGCTGCGTCAGTGCCAGCTTCGGGCCCGG GAATCGTACAAGTACTTCCCTTCCTCG CTCTCGCCGGTGACGCCCTCAGAGTCCCTGCCAAGGCCTCGCCGACCACTGCCCAcccagcagcagccacagccaTCACAGAAGCTGGGGCGCCTCCGCGAGGACGAGGGGGCAGTGGCATCGTCAGCAGTCAAGGAGCCACCGGAGGCTACAGCTACGCCTGAGCCCCTCTCGGACGAGGACCTCCCACTGGACCCTGACCTGTATCAGGACTTCTGTGCAGGGGCCTTTGATGACCATGGCCTG CCCTGGATGAGCGACACGGAGGAGTCCCCGTTCCTGGACCCGGCACTGCGCAAGCGCGCAGTGAAAGTGAAGCACGTGAAGCGTAGGGAGAAGAAGTCTGAGAAGAAG AAGGAAGAAAGATACAAGCGGCATCGGCAGAAGCAGAAGCACAAGGACAAATGGAAGCACCCAGAGCGCTCCGATGCCAAGGACCCCGCGTCGCTACCGCAGTGCCTGGGGCCTGGCTGTGTGCGCCCTGCCCAGCCCGGCTCCAAGTATTGCTCAGACGACTGTGGCATGAAGCTGGCAGCCAA TCAGCCGTCCGTTCCACATCCTGAGACCACCCCACTTACTGACCTTGTTGCTTGCCACATTCCCTGCCTGCGTCCCATTCCCGGCCTCCCTGCAGCCGCATCTACGAGATCCTCCCCCAGCGCATCCAACAGTGGCAGCAGAGCCCCTGCATTGCTGAGGAGCATGGTAAGAAGCTCCTCGAACGCATTCGCCGGGAGCAGCAGAGCGCCCGCACCCGCCTTCAGGAAATGGAGCGCCGGTTCCACGAGCTGGAGGCCATTATCCTCCGTGCCAAGCAGCAGGCGGTGCGCGAGGACGAGGAG AGCAATGAGGGTGACAGTGATGACACAGACCTGCAGATCTTCTGCGTCTCCTGCGGGCACCCCATCAATCCACGTGTTGCCTTGCGTCACATGGAGCGCTGCTATGCCAAG TACGAGAGCCAGACGTCCTTTGGGTCCATGTACCCCACACGCATCGAGGG GGCCACGCGACTCTTCTGCGATGTTTACAATCCTCAGAGCAAGACGTACTGTAAGCGGCTCCAGGTGCTGTGCCCCGAGCACTCACGGGACCCCAAA GTGCCAGCTGACGAGGTTTGTGGGTGCCCCCTGGTCCGTGACGTCTTTGAGCTCACGGGTGACTTCTGCCGCCTGCCCAAGCGCCAGTGCAACCGGCATTACTGCTGGGAGAAGCTGCGGCGGGCCGAGGTGGACCTGGAGCGCGTGCGCGTG TGGTACAAGCTGGACGAGCTGTTTGAGCAGGAGCGCAACGTCCGCACAGCCATGA
- the CXXC1 gene encoding CXXC-type zinc finger protein 1 isoform X2: MEGDASDPEPPDAGEDSKSENGENAPIYCICRKPDINCFMIGCDNCNEWFHGDCIRITEKMAKAIREWYCRECREKDPKLEIRYRHKKSRERDSNERDSSEPRDEGGGRKRPAPDPDLQRRAGSGTGVGALLARGSASPHKSSPQPLVATPSQHHQQQQQQQQQQIKRSARMCGECEACRRTEDCGHCDFCRDMKKFGGPNKIRQKCRLRQCQLRARESYKYFPSSLSPVTPSESLPRPRRPLPTQQQPQPSQKLGRLREDEGAVASSAVKEPPEATATPEPLSDEDLPLDPDLYQDFCAGAFDDHGLPWMSDTEESPFLDPALRKRAVKVKHVKRREKKSEKKKEERYKRHRQKQKHKDKWKHPERSDAKDPASLPQCLGPGCVRPAQPGSKYCSDDCGMKLAANRIYEILPQRIQQWQQSPCIAEEHGKKLLERIRREQQSARTRLQEMERRFHELEAIILRAKQQAVREDEESNEGDSDDTDLQIFCVSCGHPINPRVALRHMERCYAKYESQTSFGSMYPTRIEGATRLFCDVYNPQSKTYCKRLQVLCPEHSRDPKVPADEVCGCPLVRDVFELTGDFCRLPKRQCNRHYCWEKLRRAEVDLERVRVWYKLDELFEQERNVRTAMTNRAGLLALMLHQTIQHDPLTTDLRSSADR; the protein is encoded by the exons ATG GAGGGGGATGCTTCAGACCCAGAGCCTCCAGATGCTGGGGAGGACAGCAAGTCAGAGAACGGGGAGAATGCGCCCATCTACTGCATCTGCCGCAAACCAGACATCAACTGCTTCATGAT CGGGTGTGACAACTGCAATGAGTGGTTTCATGGGGACTGCATCCGGATCACTGAGAAGATGGCCAAGGCCATCCGGGAGTGGTACTGTCGGGAGTGCCGAG AGAAAGACCCCAAGCTGGAGATCCGCTATCGGCACAAGAAGTCACGGGAGCGAGACAGCAATGAGCGAGACAGCAGTGAGCCCCGGGATGAGGGTGGAGGGCGCAAGAGGCCTGCCCCGGATCCGGACCTGCAGCGCCGGGCAGGGTCAGGGACAGGGGTTGGGGCCCTGCTTGCTCGGGGCTCTGCTTCGCCCCACAAATCCTCTCCACAGCCCTTGGTGGCCACGCCCAGCCAG CATcaccagcagcaacagcagcaacagcagcagcagatcAAAAGGTCAGCCCGCATGTGTGGCGAGTGTGAGGCCTGCCGGCGCACTGAGGACTGTGGCCACTGTGACTTCTGTCGGGACATGAAAAAGTTTGGGGGCCCCAACAAGATCCGGCAGAAGTGCCGGCTGCGTCAGTGCCAGCTTCGGGCCCGG GAATCGTACAAGTACTTCCCTTCCTCG CTCTCGCCGGTGACGCCCTCAGAGTCCCTGCCAAGGCCTCGCCGACCACTGCCCAcccagcagcagccacagccaTCACAGAAGCTGGGGCGCCTCCGCGAGGACGAGGGGGCAGTGGCATCGTCAGCAGTCAAGGAGCCACCGGAGGCTACAGCTACGCCTGAGCCCCTCTCGGACGAGGACCTCCCACTGGACCCTGACCTGTATCAGGACTTCTGTGCAGGGGCCTTTGATGACCATGGCCTG CCCTGGATGAGCGACACGGAGGAGTCCCCGTTCCTGGACCCGGCACTGCGCAAGCGCGCAGTGAAAGTGAAGCACGTGAAGCGTAGGGAGAAGAAGTCTGAGAAGAAG AAGGAAGAAAGATACAAGCGGCATCGGCAGAAGCAGAAGCACAAGGACAAATGGAAGCACCCAGAGCGCTCCGATGCCAAGGACCCCGCGTCGCTACCGCAGTGCCTGGGGCCTGGCTGTGTGCGCCCTGCCCAGCCCGGCTCCAAGTATTGCTCAGACGACTGTGGCATGAAGCTGGCAGCCAA CCGCATCTACGAGATCCTCCCCCAGCGCATCCAACAGTGGCAGCAGAGCCCCTGCATTGCTGAGGAGCATGGTAAGAAGCTCCTCGAACGCATTCGCCGGGAGCAGCAGAGCGCCCGCACCCGCCTTCAGGAAATGGAGCGCCGGTTCCACGAGCTGGAGGCCATTATCCTCCGTGCCAAGCAGCAGGCGGTGCGCGAGGACGAGGAG AGCAATGAGGGTGACAGTGATGACACAGACCTGCAGATCTTCTGCGTCTCCTGCGGGCACCCCATCAATCCACGTGTTGCCTTGCGTCACATGGAGCGCTGCTATGCCAAG TACGAGAGCCAGACGTCCTTTGGGTCCATGTACCCCACACGCATCGAGGG GGCCACGCGACTCTTCTGCGATGTTTACAATCCTCAGAGCAAGACGTACTGTAAGCGGCTCCAGGTGCTGTGCCCCGAGCACTCACGGGACCCCAAA GTGCCAGCTGACGAGGTTTGTGGGTGCCCCCTGGTCCGTGACGTCTTTGAGCTCACGGGTGACTTCTGCCGCCTGCCCAAGCGCCAGTGCAACCGGCATTACTGCTGGGAGAAGCTGCGGCGGGCCGAGGTGGACCTGGAGCGCGTGCGCGTG TGGTACAAGCTGGACGAGCTGTTTGAGCAGGAGCGCAACGTCCGCACAGCCATGACAAACCGGGCGGGCTTACTGGCCCTGATGCTGCACCAGACCATCCAGCACGACCCGCTCACAACTGACCTGCGCTCCAGTGCCGACCGCTGA